From one Rhizobium rosettiformans genomic stretch:
- a CDS encoding uracil-DNA glycosylase produces the protein MARSLAIEGFIERLADVRFDNCFNPYADRCATYDVEFAPEIRRENLYSILKVLTSMSTVDLWVGRDLGYRGGRRTGIALTDERSLSLYADHLGLSELHRATIGEPVKERTAANIFRIISSVNVSILTWNVFPFHPFERGNSFSNRQHTKQEAVTGFSFLEEIADIVNVRNIVAIGNDAALWAERLGRTTHRVRHPSYGGQTEFLEQMHGLYGISSLDQEQLTLF, from the coding sequence ATGGCAAGGTCTTTAGCGATTGAAGGATTCATCGAGCGACTAGCCGATGTGCGTTTTGACAACTGCTTCAATCCGTATGCAGATAGGTGCGCGACGTACGACGTGGAGTTTGCACCCGAGATCAGAAGAGAAAACTTATACTCTATTCTGAAGGTCCTCACCTCGATGTCCACGGTGGACCTTTGGGTCGGTCGTGACTTAGGTTACCGAGGTGGGCGTCGGACCGGAATAGCCCTTACAGATGAACGATCGCTATCACTCTATGCTGACCATCTTGGTTTATCCGAACTTCATCGCGCCACAATCGGAGAGCCGGTAAAAGAACGAACTGCTGCAAACATATTCCGTATAATATCATCTGTTAATGTGTCTATTCTTACATGGAATGTTTTTCCCTTTCATCCATTTGAGCGTGGCAATTCGTTCAGCAATAGGCAGCATACGAAGCAGGAGGCAGTAACCGGCTTTTCTTTTCTTGAGGAAATTGCGGATATTGTTAATGTCAGAAATATAGTTGCTATCGGCAATGACGCTGCTTTATGGGCTGAGCGGCTTGGACGGACTACCCACAGGGTTCGTCATCCGAGCTATGGTGGGCAGACCGAGTTTCTTGAACAGATGCACGGCCTGTATGGAATCTCGTCGCTCGACCAAGAACAACTGACACTCTTCTAA
- a CDS encoding DUF1624 domain-containing protein, giving the protein MARSFVEELKEEKVADPTEPRTVATRPRLLALDAARGLALIAMATYHFSWDLEFFGYLAPGTSTQGFLRLYARMIASSFLFLAGFSLVLAHYPKLRLEPFLRRLGVIVAAAVAISVATYWFTPDSWIFFGILHAIALSSLIGLLFLKVPPLVTLLAAAVAFILPEFLRSSAFDSAWFWFLGISETLPRSNDYVPLLPWIGALLTGIAASRFLVDGNRLGWIDRLPAGPRWLRWGGRHSLTVYLLHQPVLIAGLYLASFIIPAPAMDPVASYIGSCEASCAQQGNDAGLCERFCSCTLERLQAENLLEPLQSGANLDEQDARIQTLAEECTIRSQPAP; this is encoded by the coding sequence ATGGCGAGGTCCTTCGTCGAAGAGCTTAAGGAAGAGAAAGTGGCAGATCCGACCGAGCCCCGAACCGTTGCAACCCGACCGCGCCTTTTGGCGCTCGATGCGGCGCGCGGTCTCGCCCTGATCGCCATGGCGACCTATCACTTCAGCTGGGACCTGGAATTCTTCGGCTACCTTGCACCGGGAACATCAACCCAGGGCTTCCTGCGTCTTTATGCCCGCATGATTGCCTCGAGCTTTCTGTTCCTCGCGGGCTTCAGCCTCGTTCTGGCGCATTATCCGAAGCTCAGGCTCGAGCCCTTCCTGCGGCGCCTCGGCGTGATCGTCGCTGCAGCGGTCGCGATTTCGGTTGCCACCTACTGGTTCACGCCTGATAGCTGGATCTTTTTCGGCATCCTGCATGCCATCGCTCTTTCGAGCCTCATTGGTCTCCTATTCCTTAAAGTGCCGCCGCTCGTGACACTGCTTGCGGCTGCGGTAGCGTTCATTCTGCCCGAATTTCTACGCTCTTCGGCCTTCGATTCGGCCTGGTTCTGGTTCCTCGGCATTTCGGAAACCCTGCCCCGGTCCAATGACTATGTGCCGCTCCTGCCCTGGATCGGTGCATTGCTGACCGGCATTGCCGCATCACGGTTTCTCGTTGACGGCAATCGTCTCGGCTGGATCGACCGGCTGCCGGCGGGTCCGAGATGGCTGCGCTGGGGCGGACGCCACTCGCTGACCGTCTATCTGCTGCACCAACCGGTGCTAATCGCCGGTCTCTATCTGGCGAGCTTCATTATCCCGGCGCCCGCCATGGACCCGGTCGCATCCTATATCGGAAGCTGCGAGGCGAGCTGTGCGCAGCAGGGCAACGATGCGGGTCTTTGCGAGCGCTTCTGCAGCTGCACGCTGGAACGCTTGCAGGCAGAAAATCTGCTTGAGCCCCTCCAGTCTGGCGCAAACTTGGACGAGCAGGATGCTCGCATCCAGACGCTGGCCGAGGAATGCACCATCAGGAGTCAGCCAGCGCCGTAA
- a CDS encoding DUF599 domain-containing protein, with product MTVVDYCAMALFLLLWLAYARITGDQQILSRTSLTKAMAERRREWILNSMTRDLKMIDTQIMGGLQNGTAFFASTTIFAIGGCFALLGATEQVDAILKDIPYIVQGGRATFELKVCGLIALFAYSFFKFGWSYRLFNYCTILFGAIPMADEAARDPERAMQAAERTIRMNIIAASHFNMGLRAIFYSIGYLGWFVSPWVFMIATVLVFIVLLRRQFFSEARLALLNASDR from the coding sequence ATGACAGTTGTCGACTACTGCGCCATGGCGCTTTTCCTGCTGCTCTGGCTCGCCTATGCCCGCATCACCGGCGACCAGCAGATCCTGTCGAGAACGAGCCTCACCAAGGCGATGGCCGAGCGACGGCGCGAATGGATCCTGAACTCGATGACGCGCGATCTGAAGATGATCGACACGCAGATCATGGGCGGATTGCAGAACGGAACAGCCTTCTTTGCCTCTACGACGATCTTCGCAATCGGTGGCTGCTTCGCACTTCTTGGTGCGACCGAGCAGGTCGATGCCATCTTGAAGGACATTCCCTACATCGTGCAGGGCGGGCGGGCGACCTTCGAGCTGAAAGTCTGTGGCCTGATCGCGCTGTTTGCCTATTCCTTCTTCAAGTTTGGCTGGTCCTATCGCCTGTTCAACTACTGCACCATTCTCTTCGGTGCGATCCCGATGGCGGACGAGGCGGCGAGGGATCCGGAACGGGCGATGCAGGCGGCCGAGCGGACGATCCGCATGAACATCATCGCGGCAAGCCATTTCAACATGGGCCTTCGGGCGATCTTCTACTCGATCGGCTATCTCGGCTGGTTCGTCAGCCCCTGGGTCTTCATGATCGCCACGGTTCTCGTCTTCATCGTGCTGTTGCGCCGGCAGTTTTTCTCCGAAGCACGCCTTGCCCTGCTCAACGCGAGCGATAGGTGA
- the mgtE gene encoding magnesium transporter: MTENEDEFVNRPAAEESHDDIYDDEGSVRHDFLTMVGAAIADRDVLFLRQNVARLHESELGDLIEAIQPDQRLSMIRLLGADFDMTALTEVDETIRMQIVDQMPNEQIAAAIGDLDSDDAVYILEDLDDEDREEILAQLPFTERVRLRRALDYPESSAGRRMQTEFVAVPPFWTVGQTIDYMRDEEDLPESFTQIFVIDPTFKLLGAVNLDAILRTKRQVKIETIMHATNHPIPAEMDQEEAAQLFEQYDLLSAAVVDENDRLVGVLTIDDVVDVIQEEAEEDLLRLGGVGDEELSDSIAETSRSRVPWLAVNLVTAFMAASVISLFEATIEQIVALAVLMPIVAGMGGNAGSQTMTVTVRALATRNLDIHNAFRVVRREAGVGLLNGLIFGVSIGAVAGLWFQDPNIGGIIATAMLINMMAAAIAGILIPLSLDRFGADPAVASAVFVTTVTDITGFFAFLGLATWWFM; encoded by the coding sequence ATGACAGAGAACGAAGACGAATTTGTCAACCGTCCCGCGGCCGAGGAGAGCCACGACGACATCTATGACGACGAAGGGTCTGTCCGTCACGATTTCCTGACGATGGTCGGGGCGGCGATCGCCGATCGCGACGTGCTGTTTCTCCGCCAAAACGTCGCGCGATTGCACGAATCGGAACTCGGCGACCTGATCGAGGCGATCCAGCCCGACCAGCGTCTGTCGATGATCCGGCTGCTCGGCGCCGACTTCGACATGACGGCGCTGACCGAGGTCGATGAAACGATCCGCATGCAGATCGTCGATCAGATGCCGAACGAGCAGATTGCTGCGGCCATCGGCGATCTCGATTCGGACGATGCCGTCTACATTCTCGAAGACCTCGACGACGAGGACCGCGAGGAAATCCTTGCTCAACTGCCGTTCACCGAACGGGTGCGCCTGCGTCGCGCGCTCGATTACCCGGAAAGCTCGGCCGGCCGGCGCATGCAGACCGAATTCGTCGCCGTGCCGCCGTTCTGGACGGTTGGCCAGACGATCGACTACATGCGCGACGAGGAGGATCTGCCCGAAAGCTTCACCCAGATCTTCGTCATCGATCCGACCTTCAAGCTGCTCGGCGCGGTCAATCTCGATGCAATCCTGCGCACCAAGCGCCAGGTGAAGATCGAGACCATCATGCATGCGACCAACCACCCGATCCCGGCCGAGATGGACCAGGAAGAGGCGGCCCAGCTTTTCGAACAATACGACCTTCTGTCGGCCGCCGTTGTCGACGAGAACGATCGTCTGGTCGGCGTTCTCACGATCGACGACGTGGTCGACGTCATCCAGGAAGAGGCAGAAGAAGACCTGTTGCGTCTCGGCGGTGTCGGCGACGAAGAACTGTCCGACAGCATCGCCGAGACCTCGCGCTCGCGCGTGCCGTGGCTCGCCGTCAATCTGGTGACCGCCTTCATGGCGGCCTCGGTCATTTCGCTCTTCGAGGCGACGATCGAGCAGATCGTCGCGCTTGCCGTCCTGATGCCGATCGTTGCCGGCATGGGCGGCAATGCCGGCTCGCAGACGATGACAGTCACGGTGCGGGCGCTTGCGACCCGCAATCTCGACATTCACAACGCCTTTCGCGTCGTGCGCCGAGAGGCGGGTGTCGGACTGCTCAACGGTCTGATCTTCGGCGTCTCGATCGGCGCGGTGGCGGGGCTTTGGTTTCAGGATCCCAATATCGGCGGGATCATTGCAACGGCCATGCTGATCAACATGATGGCGGCCGCCATCGCCGGGATCCTCATTCCCCTGTCGCTGGATCGTTTCGGTGCCGACCCCGCCGTCGCCTCGGCGGTCTTCGTAACAACCGTGACTGATATCACCGGCTTCTTTGCCTTTCTGGGGCTCGCGACCTGGTGGTTCATGTGA
- a CDS encoding DUF6074 family protein, whose amino-acid sequence MHSDGFVSQARETIIHFPLAHRRQLVRSAACRLDQLNGQAATDFWKSLCSRLKTELLDTGQSHEDVRREILAFQAEVHRELLLLYEPHGCERSLAAT is encoded by the coding sequence ATGCATAGCGACGGCTTCGTCTCGCAGGCGCGCGAGACGATCATTCACTTCCCCCTTGCGCACCGCCGGCAACTCGTTCGCTCCGCCGCCTGTCGGCTGGATCAGCTGAACGGACAGGCGGCGACCGATTTCTGGAAATCGCTCTGCAGCCGGCTGAAAACCGAGCTGCTCGATACCGGCCAATCCCATGAGGATGTGCGCCGGGAGATCCTCGCCTTTCAGGCCGAGGTCCACAGGGAGCTGCTCCTGCTCTACGAGCCTCATGGCTGCGAGCGCAGTCTCGCGGCGACCTAG
- a CDS encoding peptide deformylase has product MTRLAIRRYPDPALKTPAEPVSDFGPELTTLADDLYETMKAAPGVGITAPHCGILKRLTVIDLPEIGGRRDYVNPEILWASDEMMTHTEGSVSMPGMTDEVTRPKAVRIRYQTLDGAVVEEEMAGFAAICMQHEIDQLDGIFWIMKLSRLKRERLLKKWDKATR; this is encoded by the coding sequence GTGACCCGCCTCGCCATCCGCCGCTATCCCGATCCCGCCCTGAAAACGCCTGCCGAGCCTGTCAGCGACTTCGGGCCTGAGCTCACCACCCTCGCCGACGATCTCTACGAGACGATGAAGGCAGCGCCCGGTGTCGGCATCACGGCACCCCATTGCGGCATTCTGAAGCGGCTGACGGTGATCGACCTCCCGGAGATCGGCGGGCGGCGCGATTATGTGAACCCGGAAATCCTCTGGGCCTCCGATGAGATGATGACGCATACCGAAGGCAGCGTCTCAATGCCCGGAATGACCGACGAGGTGACACGGCCAAAGGCTGTCAGAATCCGCTACCAGACATTGGACGGGGCGGTCGTCGAGGAGGAGATGGCGGGTTTTGCGGCAATCTGCATGCAGCACGAGATCGACCAGCTCGACGGCATCTTCTGGATCATGAAGCTGTCGCGGCTGAAGCGCGAACGCCTGTTGAAGAAATGGGACAAGGCGACGCGCTGA
- a CDS encoding nucleoside triphosphate pyrophosphohydrolase family protein — translation MEIGEFQKRASTTDTSKQPLIALLGLAGEIGSLFTVYKKRLRDKPSPDQYRHELSEELGDIMWYLATVATNNGIDLEDVAEKNLSKTHAFFGQADAPNFDSEFPPSEQIPDYMVVQFTLDADNKSQMHYDGANLGDALSDNSHEEDKYRFHDAFHLAFLAHLHWSPVMRRLMKKKRKSVPAMDVNEDGARAAIVEEAVIAIIFTHAESAGFFPTSESIPLNLVSLVQKMTSKFEVSKCSSAAWRNAIFDGCRVFKALEANFGGTVEINLQTNTVVVG, via the coding sequence ATGGAAATCGGGGAATTTCAGAAGCGGGCATCAACTACTGATACATCAAAACAACCACTGATAGCTCTCTTAGGCTTGGCCGGGGAGATAGGCAGCTTGTTCACGGTATATAAAAAGCGCCTTAGGGATAAGCCGTCCCCCGATCAATACCGACATGAGCTTTCCGAAGAACTTGGCGATATTATGTGGTATTTGGCCACTGTTGCGACTAACAACGGGATAGACCTTGAAGACGTTGCTGAAAAAAACTTGAGCAAAACGCACGCTTTTTTTGGGCAAGCAGATGCACCAAATTTTGATTCCGAATTCCCGCCTAGTGAACAGATTCCCGATTATATGGTCGTTCAATTCACTTTAGATGCCGATAACAAGTCGCAGATGCATTATGATGGTGCCAATTTAGGCGATGCTTTGTCGGACAACTCCCACGAAGAAGACAAATATCGGTTTCATGACGCATTCCATCTTGCGTTCTTGGCTCATCTGCATTGGTCGCCGGTTATGCGTCGACTTATGAAGAAGAAGCGCAAATCTGTTCCAGCGATGGACGTAAATGAAGACGGCGCGCGCGCGGCAATAGTGGAAGAAGCTGTAATTGCGATTATATTTACTCACGCGGAGAGCGCGGGATTTTTTCCTACTTCCGAGTCAATCCCGTTGAATCTTGTTTCATTGGTCCAGAAGATGACTTCAAAGTTCGAGGTAAGTAAATGCAGTTCTGCTGCCTGGCGTAACGCGATATTCGACGGGTGCCGTGTATTTAAGGCACTTGAGGCGAATTTTGGTGGTACAGTTGAGATAAATCTTCAGACTAATACAGTCGTTGTGGGGTGA
- a CDS encoding L-serine ammonia-lyase, giving the protein MFLSVFDVFKIGVGPSSSHTMGPMTAANRFLDLILSDQWPRPVGAHVAALKASLHGSLAYTGIGHGTGNAVIIGLMGEAPDSVDPDRMEAIIAEVERTGRVTPPGHPAYFFQPKDNLVYDKKTPLTGHANGMRLSALDKDGRVLLTQIYYSIGGGFVVTDTELLAMQKQKKQASSQKVPYPFASAKEMLAMAASSGLSIAQMKRANEEAVRSREDLDAGLDRLWEAMSSCIDRGLRQEGQLPGGLKVRRRAKSIHDQLQEEWRSNRLNPVLANDWLSVYAMAVNEENAAGGRVVTSPTNGAAGVVPATIRYYLHFHPDADQQGIRDYLLTAAAIGGIIKHNASISGAEVGCQGEVGSASAMAAAGLAAVMGGTPEQIENAAEIALEHHLGMTCDPVAGLVQVPCIERNALGAVKAVTAASLALKGDGQHFVPLDACIETMRQTGNDMSEKYKETSLGGLAVNVVEC; this is encoded by the coding sequence ATGTTTCTTTCGGTTTTCGATGTGTTCAAGATCGGCGTCGGCCCCTCGAGTTCCCACACCATGGGTCCAATGACGGCGGCCAACCGGTTCCTCGACCTCATTCTCTCCGACCAATGGCCGCGCCCGGTCGGCGCGCATGTGGCAGCGCTCAAGGCCAGCCTGCATGGTTCGCTCGCCTATACCGGCATCGGGCATGGCACCGGCAATGCCGTGATCATCGGTCTGATGGGGGAGGCGCCTGACAGCGTCGATCCGGATCGCATGGAGGCGATCATCGCCGAGGTCGAGCGTACGGGCCGCGTCACCCCTCCCGGTCATCCGGCCTATTTCTTCCAGCCGAAGGATAATCTTGTCTATGACAAGAAGACGCCGCTTACGGGCCATGCCAACGGCATGCGGCTGTCGGCTCTCGACAAGGACGGCCGGGTGTTGCTCACCCAGATCTACTACTCCATCGGCGGCGGTTTCGTCGTCACCGATACCGAGCTTCTCGCCATGCAGAAGCAGAAGAAGCAGGCCTCCAGCCAGAAGGTGCCTTATCCCTTTGCCTCTGCGAAGGAGATGCTCGCCATGGCCGCGTCATCGGGGCTGTCGATTGCCCAGATGAAGCGGGCAAACGAGGAAGCTGTCCGCTCGCGCGAAGATCTTGATGCCGGGCTCGACAGGCTCTGGGAGGCGATGTCCAGCTGCATCGATCGTGGTCTTCGCCAGGAAGGCCAGCTGCCAGGTGGCTTGAAGGTGCGCCGACGGGCCAAGTCGATTCATGACCAGCTGCAGGAAGAATGGCGCTCCAACCGTCTCAATCCGGTTCTCGCCAATGACTGGCTCTCCGTCTATGCCATGGCCGTCAACGAGGAAAATGCCGCCGGCGGCCGTGTCGTGACCTCGCCGACCAATGGGGCAGCCGGCGTCGTTCCTGCAACCATCCGCTACTACCTGCATTTCCACCCCGATGCCGACCAGCAAGGCATCCGCGACTATCTTCTCACAGCCGCTGCCATTGGCGGGATCATCAAGCACAATGCATCGATCTCGGGTGCCGAAGTCGGCTGTCAGGGCGAAGTCGGCTCGGCCTCCGCCATGGCCGCCGCCGGCCTCGCCGCCGTCATGGGCGGCACGCCTGAGCAGATTGAAAACGCTGCCGAAATTGCGCTCGAACACCATCTCGGCATGACCTGCGATCCCGTCGCCGGTCTCGTCCAGGTGCCCTGCATCGAGCGCAACGCCCTTGGCGCCGTCAAGGCCGTCACCGCCGCTTCACTGGCGCTGAAAGGCGACGGCCAGCATTTCGTGCCGCTCGACGCCTGTATCGAAACCATGCGCCAGACCGGCAATGACATGAGCGAGAAATACAAGGAAACTTCGCTCGGTGGGTTGGCGGTCAATGTCGTGGAGTGTTGA
- the dusA gene encoding tRNA dihydrouridine(20/20a) synthase DusA produces the protein MTTEPAFFTRAIPGPAPYGRAVFAVAPMIDWTDRHCRFFHRQLSAQALLYTEMVVADAIIHGPREKLLSFNGQEHPVALQLGGSDPAKLVEAVQIAADYGYDEINLNVGCPSDRVQSGTFGACLMQTPEVVEAYVAAMKKVATVPVTVKCRIGVDEQEPADVLPDFLARMIGAGADATWIHGRKAWLKGLSPKENREIPPLDYELVYRMKRENPGVFLGINGGITDLDQAVQHLAVMDGVMLGRASYHNATLLTEVDARIYGEPAVSVDWDRVRDVMIGYAERVIASGGRLNHVTRHMVGLFQGYAGARRYRQILSSEATKPGVSPELIAKAFAAVDIAGGPKTQGASGTSAAAE, from the coding sequence ATGACGACAGAACCTGCCTTTTTCACCCGCGCCATTCCCGGTCCCGCCCCCTATGGGCGGGCGGTGTTTGCGGTTGCCCCGATGATCGACTGGACGGATCGGCATTGTCGGTTCTTCCACCGGCAGCTGTCGGCCCAGGCGCTGCTCTATACCGAGATGGTGGTGGCTGACGCGATCATCCATGGGCCGCGGGAGAAGCTCTTGTCGTTCAACGGTCAAGAGCATCCGGTGGCGCTGCAGCTTGGCGGGTCGGATCCGGCAAAGCTGGTCGAGGCGGTGCAGATTGCCGCCGATTACGGCTATGACGAGATCAATCTGAATGTCGGATGCCCGTCGGACCGGGTGCAGTCGGGGACCTTCGGGGCTTGTCTCATGCAGACGCCCGAGGTGGTCGAAGCCTATGTCGCGGCCATGAAAAAGGTGGCGACGGTGCCGGTGACCGTCAAGTGCCGGATCGGGGTGGACGAGCAGGAGCCGGCCGACGTGCTTCCCGATTTTCTGGCCCGGATGATCGGAGCGGGGGCGGATGCGACCTGGATCCATGGCCGCAAGGCCTGGCTGAAGGGCTTGTCGCCGAAGGAGAACCGGGAGATCCCGCCGCTCGATTACGAGCTGGTTTACCGGATGAAGCGGGAAAACCCTGGCGTTTTCCTCGGCATCAATGGCGGGATCACCGATCTTGACCAGGCCGTTCAGCACCTCGCGGTCATGGATGGCGTGATGCTCGGCCGGGCAAGTTATCACAATGCGACGCTGCTGACCGAGGTCGATGCCCGCATCTATGGCGAGCCGGCCGTTTCGGTTGATTGGGATCGGGTGCGTGATGTGATGATCGGTTATGCGGAGCGGGTGATCGCATCCGGCGGGCGGCTCAACCATGTCACGCGGCATATGGTCGGGCTGTTCCAGGGCTATGCGGGGGCCCGGCGTTACCGGCAGATCCTGTCGTCGGAGGCGACGAAGCCGGGTGTCTCGCCGGAGCTGATCGCCAAGGCCTTTGCGGCGGTCGATATTGCGGGCGGGCCGAAGACACAGGGCGCGTCCGGCACCTCTGCCGCTGCGGAATAA
- a CDS encoding DUF1489 family protein — protein MALHLLKLCVGADSIDDLRDWVAERCLVAVAAGLEPHSSHVTRMVPKRMEELLDGGSLYWIIKGQLSARQKLLDIKTFTGGDGITRCELVLGPEVIEVAPAPRRPFQGWRYLEAEAAPRDLSASGANIEDMPDDLKRELAELGLL, from the coding sequence ATGGCACTGCATCTCCTCAAGCTCTGCGTCGGAGCCGACTCCATCGATGATCTGCGCGACTGGGTCGCCGAACGCTGTCTCGTCGCGGTTGCGGCGGGCCTGGAGCCGCATTCTTCGCATGTCACCCGCATGGTGCCGAAGCGGATGGAGGAACTGCTCGATGGCGGATCGCTCTACTGGATCATCAAGGGGCAACTGTCCGCGCGGCAGAAGCTCCTCGATATCAAGACCTTCACCGGCGGCGACGGGATTACGCGTTGTGAGCTGGTCCTCGGCCCCGAGGTCATCGAGGTGGCACCGGCGCCGCGCCGTCCGTTCCAGGGCTGGCGCTATCTGGAAGCGGAGGCGGCGCCCCGCGACCTGTCAGCCTCTGGCGCGAATATCGAGGACATGCCTGACGATCTGAAGCGGGAACTCGCGGAACTCGGGCTGCTCTGA
- a CDS encoding methyltransferase family protein: MNAYRAKPLRYPWPPVLYLAGIIAAIMAGRLAALGPIPSPLPYLLPSIGFSIGLLAVTLDIWAVRTLMERLTPVFDTGCARHLVTCGPFRFSRNPIYLAYTLFTVALGFITGNVWFFVAATTALIVTRLLAIPNEERHLEARFGFDYESYRKRTRRWI; encoded by the coding sequence ATGAATGCCTACCGCGCGAAGCCTCTGCGATATCCCTGGCCGCCCGTGCTTTATCTGGCGGGCATCATCGCCGCCATCATGGCCGGCAGGTTGGCGGCCCTGGGGCCGATCCCCTCGCCGCTTCCCTATCTTCTGCCGTCGATCGGCTTCAGCATTGGCCTCTTGGCCGTTACCCTCGACATCTGGGCCGTGCGAACCCTGATGGAGCGACTGACGCCGGTGTTCGACACGGGCTGTGCGCGCCATCTCGTAACCTGCGGACCGTTTCGCTTCAGCCGCAATCCGATCTATCTGGCTTATACGCTATTCACGGTCGCGCTCGGCTTCATCACCGGCAATGTCTGGTTCTTTGTCGCAGCCACCACGGCGCTCATCGTCACACGGCTGCTCGCCATACCGAACGAAGAGCGTCATCTCGAAGCCCGCTTCGGCTTCGACTATGAAAGCTACCGCAAGCGGACGCGGCGCTGGATCTGA
- a CDS encoding J domain-containing protein: MAKTGAAVIDPYELLGVARDADEAAIKAAYRKVVKTAHPDAGGDTDAFAKISACYELLKDPVRRRVFDDTGYDPQLAEPADLKGLMVLETLINDMILDEREPGSFDPVAGLRRKLTDDILKCRFHILELERHRARVRKHLDRLGRRPETDVLGSMLRARAQSITDAIKSAEVQIGAIERAYSMLEGYSYEMEPLPVEVEAEELPKAAE; encoded by the coding sequence ATGGCAAAGACGGGTGCCGCAGTGATCGACCCTTACGAGCTCCTGGGCGTGGCCCGCGATGCCGACGAGGCCGCCATCAAGGCCGCCTATCGCAAGGTGGTGAAAACAGCCCATCCGGATGCCGGCGGCGATACGGATGCCTTTGCCAAGATCTCCGCCTGCTACGAACTGCTGAAGGATCCTGTGCGCCGTCGCGTCTTCGACGACACCGGCTATGATCCGCAGCTGGCCGAGCCCGCCGACCTCAAGGGGTTGATGGTGCTGGAGACGCTGATCAACGACATGATCCTCGACGAGCGCGAGCCGGGCTCGTTCGATCCGGTCGCAGGACTGCGCCGCAAGCTCACCGACGACATCCTCAAATGCCGCTTCCACATTCTCGAGCTCGAGCGCCACCGGGCGCGGGTGCGAAAACATCTCGACCGGCTCGGCCGCCGCCCCGAGACCGATGTGCTCGGCTCGATGCTGCGCGCCCGGGCGCAATCGATCACCGACGCGATCAAGTCCGCAGAAGTGCAGATCGGTGCGATCGAGCGGGCCTATTCCATGCTTGAGGGCTATTCCTACGAGATGGAGCCGCTGCCTGTGGAAGTCGAGGCCGAGGAGCTGCCGAAGGCGGCGGAGTAG
- a CDS encoding MerR family transcriptional regulator, protein MAVKKYYSITELTREFGVSTRTLRFYEDEGLLHPERRGRTRLYRAADRRFLQEILRGRRIGFTIAEIREIVHVYKEPPGEIGQLKLMMKKIDEKRDELRQKRRDIDETLSELDQAEEACLTRLVEIGVGT, encoded by the coding sequence ATGGCCGTGAAGAAATACTATAGCATAACAGAGCTCACGCGTGAATTCGGTGTGTCGACGCGCACCCTGCGTTTCTACGAGGACGAGGGCCTGCTGCATCCGGAACGCCGTGGCCGGACCCGCCTCTACCGTGCCGCTGACCGTCGCTTCCTGCAGGAGATTTTGCGCGGTCGCCGTATTGGCTTCACGATCGCCGAAATCCGCGAAATCGTTCATGTCTACAAGGAGCCGCCGGGCGAAATCGGTCAGCTCAAGCTGATGATGAAGAAGATAGACGAGAAGCGCGACGAGCTTCGCCAAAAGCGCCGCGATATCGATGAGACGCTCTCGGAACTCGATCAGGCCGAGGAGGCCTGTCTCACCCGTCTGGTGGAAATCGGCGTCGGGACCTGA
- a CDS encoding cold-shock protein, with the protein MATKGTVKFFNQDKGFGFITPEGGAKDVFVHISALQASGLQTLQDGQQVTFDTEPDRMGKGPKAVNIQAA; encoded by the coding sequence ATGGCCACCAAGGGCACTGTAAAATTCTTCAACCAGGACAAGGGCTTCGGCTTCATCACCCCGGAAGGCGGCGCGAAGGACGTATTCGTCCACATCTCCGCGCTCCAGGCCTCGGGTCTCCAGACCCTGCAGGACGGCCAGCAGGTCACCTTCGACACCGAGCCGGACCGCATGGGCAAGGGCCCCAAGGCCGTCAACATCCAGGCTGCCTGA